The proteins below are encoded in one region of Halichoerus grypus chromosome X, mHalGry1.hap1.1, whole genome shotgun sequence:
- the FANCB gene encoding Fanconi anemia group B protein, translated as MTSKQAMSSNEQEMLLCYNGEVLIFRLSKGDFAGKGPAKIPVLHVRRMVFDRRTRAFVQKSTGFFMLKEENSHLKIMCCICVSDFRTGINLPCIMIQCNKKDNIFSYFLLFLHSTNKFEKRLNFRLSHELKDGIRVLNGPSVLWRHLKTFYCISSQTGKVVTVSLNFSSVEWAGEIENLGMVLLGPKPSFLYEEGCTQKLSKSDYAIWNTKFYVYSLENEEVISEAYIIPPAYSSVVTYVHVCAMEIVNNQLRMSLIALTRKNQLISFQNGTPKTVCQLPFGDPCAVQLMDSGRGDLFVISFRSSDACAVWKKNFQVAAKWEKISSVLIDDFIGTGNEQVLLVFQESLNSDCLSSFIITDLGYINYSSETLGCNEDDLFEDKEQNRYLMVPPLERGLKVGLAFIQELQQHLLLKEKIISKSYKTLINLVQGKDDSTSSAEKAHLFTLCGKEENPVCTFDERIPDNFQDSEQLVKKIWYHVIDDSLVVGVKTVSSLKLSLNHVTLSLLMDQAHSSSRRLIKCQNRVIKLTRDFFPAPCSVPCEIGSEAKRIKLAVDSEEEGEEEEKEEESFVCEQSSEKECVQVITAVTSLSPLLAFSNFCCTVLLQIRERENGNSEDHYIQCGRLFLSLEDLSSRQYLLVFPKKKPIEHMEDLFALLTAFNKTCFQITSPSYSLTSMKTWLLEHMKCEEIKEFPEICFCKMPGSFYGTLFKWKQKTPFEGILIVYSRNQTVLFQCLHNFIRALPINCSFKNLKFGSVDFLINHLALTLEKELVILGSLSSALVKVENNLVQSCEASKEKSSGVAALSDREENIHSYRKELQREKKQILGTDLKVSGVLYREMTLKLAEVQLRSDLAAQKLAGL; from the exons ATGACTAGCAAACAAGCAATGTCATCTAATGAACAAGAAATGCTCTTGTGTTATAATGGGGAAGTCCTTATTTTTCGATTGTCTAAGGGAGATTTTGCAGGTAAAGGGCCTGCAAAAATACCCGTGTTACATGTCAGAAGAATGGTATTTGACAGAAGAACAAGAGCATTTGTTCAGAAGTCCACTGGATTCTTTATGCTAAAGGAAGAAaactctcatttaaaaattatgtgttgCATCTGTGTGTCAGATTTCAGAACTGGAATTAATCTCCCTTGTATTATGATACAGTGCAATAAAAAGGATAACATCTTCagctattttcttctatttcttcacagtaccaataaatttgaaaagcgTTTGAACTTTAGACTAAGCCATGAGTTGAAGGATGGTATAAGGGTCTTGAATGGCCCTTCAGTTTTATGGAGACATCTCAAAACATTCTACTGTATCTCTTCTCAAACTGGCAAAGTTGTTACTGTGTCTCTTAATTTTTCCTCTGTTGAGTGGGCAGGGGAGATTGAAAATCTAGGTATGGTTTTATTAGGACCAAAGCCATCTTTTTTATATGAAGAAGGATGCACTCAAAAGCTTTCAAAATCAGATTATGCAATTTGGAATACCAAATTTTATGTATACTCCCTTGAAAATGAAGAAGTAATAAGTGAGGCTTACATTATCCCTCCTGCTTATAGCAGTGTAGTAACTTATGTGCATGTCTGTGCAATGGAGATTGTCAACAATCAGTTAAGAATGTCTCTGATTGCCCTTACTCGAAAGAATCAGCtgatttcatttcaaaatggGACTCCTAAAACTGTGTGCCAGCTTCCATTTGGAGATCCTTGTGCAGTTCAACTTATGGATTCAGGCAGAGGAGACCTTTTCGTCATATCCTTTAGGTCCAGTGATGCTTGTGCCGTTTGGAAAAAGAACTTTCAG gTTGCTGCCAAGTGGGAAAAAATTAGCTCAGTACTGATAGATGACTTTATAGGAACTGGAAATGAACAAGTACTGCTAGTTTTTCAGGAGTCCTTGAATTCAGATTGCCTGAGTTCATTTATAATAACAGATCTTGGCTACATAAACTATTCA agtgAAACATTGGGTTGCAATGAAGATGACTTATTTGAAGACAAAGAACAGAATCGTTATTTGATGGTTCCACCCCTGGAAAGAGGATTGAAA gTTGGTTTGGCTTTTATTCAGGAATTGCAGCAGCATCTCTTgcttaaggaaaaaattatttcaaaatcttacAAAACTTTAATAAACCTGGTTCAAGGGAAAGATGATAGTACATCAAGTGCAGAGAAG GCACATCTTTTTACTCTTTGTGgtaaagaagaaaatcctgtctGTACCTTTGATGAAAGGATACCAGACAATTTTCAAGATTCAGAACAGCTagtaaagaagatatggtatcaTGTAATAGATGACAGCTTGGTTGTTGGAGTGAAAACCGTATCTTCTTTGAAGCT GTCCCTGAATCATGTGACTTTATCACTGTTAATGGATCAAGCTCATAGCTCCAGCCGTCGGCTTATTAAGTGTCAAAATAGGGTTATCAAGTTGACTAGGGATTTTTTCCCAGCACCATGCTCAGTGCCATGTGAAATAGGATCAGAGGCAAAAAGGATCAAGTTGGCTGTTGacagtgaggaagagggagaggaagaggaaaaggaagaagaaagcttTGTTTGTGAACAGTCATCTGAGAAAGAGTGTGTACAGGTCATTACTGCTGTAACATCTCTTTCACCACTTTTAGCATTCAGTAATTTTTGTTGCACTGTGCTGCTACAAATTAGGGAGAGGGAAAATGGTAACTCAGAAGATCATTATATTCAGTGTGGCAGACTTTTTTTAAGTCTAGAAGACCTTTCAAGTAGGCAATACCTGCTggtatttccaaagaagaaaccTATAG AACACATGGAAGATCTGTTTGCACTTCTCACAGCGTTTAACAAAACTTGTTTTCAAATCACATCACCCAGCTATTCTCTGACTTCAATGAAGACGTGGCTCCTAGAACACATGAAGtgtgaagaaatcaaagaatttcCAGAAATTTGCTTTTGCAAAATGCCAGGAAGTTTCTATGGGACACTCTTCAAGTGGAAACAAAAAACACCATTTGAAGGGATTTTAATAGTCTATTCCAG GAATCAAACAGTTTTGTTCCAGTGCCTTCATAATTTCATCAGAGCTCTCCCTATAAACTGTTCCTTCAAAAATCTAAAATTCGGAAGTGTCGATTTCCTAATTAATCATTTGGCGTTAACTTTGGAGAAGGAACTGGTTATCCttggttctctttcttctgccttagTTAAGGTTGAAAACAACTTGGTGCAAAGTTGTGAAGCAAGCAAAGAAAAGAGTAGTGGTGTGGCGGCTTTATCAGACAGAGAGGAAAACATCCATTCCTACAGAAAAGAActtcagagagaaaagaagcaaatattAGGGACAGACCTAAAAGTGAGTGGTGTTCTTTATAGAGAAATGACTTTGAAATTAGCTGAGGTTCAGCTGAGATCAGACCTTGCTGCCCAGAAACTGGCTGGTTTATAA